A genomic stretch from Thauera sp. GDN1 includes:
- a CDS encoding OmpA family protein yields the protein MDDVHGGDGAIEQSAPAWGVFGDLMSGLLGAFVLILVGVLGVQLELATTLEAEVQKRRVEEQRREALEKALAVPLASGRVTLNDGRIGISGSVLFALNSAELQPEGRQVLQSLAPPLAAYLATREELLMVSGFTDDRPVLDSNRRFTDNWDLSAQRALTVTRALIEEGVPSSAVFAAAFGSEQPVASNLDEEGRARNRRVEMAPVPRSAQQAAAMDATGG from the coding sequence ATGGACGACGTGCACGGCGGCGACGGCGCCATCGAGCAGTCCGCACCGGCCTGGGGCGTGTTCGGTGACCTGATGTCGGGCCTGCTGGGTGCCTTCGTGCTGATCCTGGTCGGCGTGCTCGGCGTGCAGCTCGAACTGGCGACCACGCTCGAGGCCGAGGTGCAGAAACGCCGCGTCGAGGAGCAGCGCCGCGAGGCGCTGGAGAAGGCGCTCGCGGTGCCGCTGGCGAGCGGACGGGTGACCCTGAACGACGGCCGCATCGGCATCAGCGGCAGCGTGCTGTTCGCGCTCAACTCGGCCGAGCTGCAGCCCGAGGGGCGCCAGGTGCTGCAGAGCCTGGCGCCGCCGCTGGCCGCCTACCTCGCCACTCGCGAGGAGCTGCTGATGGTGAGCGGCTTCACCGACGACCGTCCGGTGCTCGACAGCAACCGCCGCTTCACCGACAACTGGGACCTGTCCGCGCAGCGCGCGCTGACCGTGACCCGGGCGCTGATCGAGGAGGGCGTGCCCTCGTCGGCGGTGTTCGCCGCCGCCTTCGGTTCGGAGCAGCCTGTGGCGTCGAATCTCGATGAGGAAGGCCGCGCGCGCAACCGTCGGGTGGAGATGGCGCCGGTGCCGCGGAGCGCGCAGCAGGCGGCGGCCATGGACGCGACCGGCGGATGA
- a CDS encoding DUF3348 family protein — translation MPRTRFNSAGLVRLLAELAVAEVADTKQDFAARLSEWLDLKDALALYSALNSAAARPAARAMPAALLRAELARVRATLGAAVTAGADLPTPLANATPAEAADFAPFHRHYLAHQRAMAAGIAPLRAAVRTALGRHSAALGQLAALDAVMEQALAAREANLLATVPVLLGKRFAQLLEAHRQAREAAQPDDPAQWMQAGGWLARFCADMQRVLLAELELRLLPVAGLLAALDKESTELQ, via the coding sequence TTGCCGCGAACGCGTTTCAACAGTGCCGGGCTGGTGAGGCTGCTCGCCGAACTCGCGGTGGCCGAGGTCGCGGACACGAAGCAGGATTTCGCCGCGCGCCTGAGCGAGTGGCTGGACCTGAAGGACGCCCTGGCCCTGTACTCGGCGCTGAACTCGGCCGCAGCGCGACCGGCTGCGCGCGCCATGCCGGCGGCGTTGCTGCGCGCGGAGCTGGCACGGGTGCGCGCGACGCTCGGCGCAGCCGTCACCGCCGGCGCGGACCTGCCGACGCCGCTGGCGAACGCCACGCCCGCGGAGGCGGCCGATTTCGCGCCCTTCCATCGCCACTACCTCGCACATCAGCGCGCGATGGCAGCGGGCATCGCGCCGCTGCGGGCCGCGGTCCGCACCGCGCTGGGGCGGCATTCGGCTGCGCTCGGGCAGCTCGCCGCGCTCGACGCGGTGATGGAGCAGGCGCTGGCGGCGCGCGAGGCGAATCTGCTGGCCACGGTGCCGGTGCTGCTCGGCAAGCGCTTCGCGCAGCTTCTCGAAGCGCATCGACAGGCACGCGAGGCCGCGCAGCCCGACGACCCCGCGCAATGGATGCAGGCGGGTGGCTGGCTCGCGCGCTTCTGCGCCGACATGCAGCGTGTGCTGCTCGCCGAGCTGGAGCTGCGCCTGCTGCCGGTCGCGGGGCTGCTCGCGGCACTGGACAAGGAATCGACGGAACTCCAATGA
- a CDS encoding protein-L-isoaspartate O-methyltransferase gives MNFEKARFNMVEQQIRPWEVLDQDVLDLLMTVKREEFVPAAYRELAFTEVEIPIGCGQVMLKPVIEGKVLQALRLAKSDSVLEVGTGSGYFAALLAARTEWVRTIEIEPELVKLAGTNLARNGVENVVVVQGDGIGGWAERAPYDVIVVSGGLPFVPQALLEQLKVGGRLFAFVGEAPVMKARLVTCEGEGRFRTEDIFETVVPMLKNAPQRDGFSF, from the coding sequence ATGAACTTCGAGAAAGCGCGCTTCAACATGGTCGAGCAGCAGATCCGCCCCTGGGAGGTGCTGGATCAGGACGTGCTCGACCTCCTGATGACGGTCAAGCGCGAGGAATTCGTTCCCGCCGCGTATCGCGAGCTGGCCTTCACCGAGGTGGAGATCCCGATCGGCTGCGGTCAGGTCATGCTGAAGCCGGTGATCGAGGGCAAGGTGCTGCAGGCGCTGCGCCTGGCGAAATCGGACTCGGTGCTCGAGGTCGGCACCGGTTCGGGCTACTTCGCCGCGCTGCTGGCGGCGCGTACCGAGTGGGTGCGCACGATCGAGATCGAGCCCGAGCTGGTGAAGCTGGCAGGCACCAACCTGGCGCGCAACGGGGTGGAGAACGTCGTCGTGGTGCAGGGTGACGGCATCGGCGGCTGGGCCGAGCGCGCGCCCTACGACGTCATCGTCGTTTCCGGCGGCCTGCCCTTCGTGCCGCAGGCGCTGCTCGAGCAGCTCAAGGTCGGCGGTCGCCTGTTCGCCTTCGTCGGCGAGGCGCCGGTCATGAAGGCGCGCCTGGTCACCTGCGAGGGCGAAGGCCGCTTCCGCACCGAAGACATCTTCGAGACCGTGGTGCCGATGCTGAAGAACGCACCGCAGCGCGACGGTTTCAGCTTCTGA
- a CDS encoding rhodanese-like domain-containing protein, whose product MRQISPAQLAQRLDDPQQPAPLLLDVREPWELEICRIEGSVAMPMGSVPARFPELDRERETVVICHHGGRSAQVCMFLERQGFANVINLAGGVAGWAAQVDPRMAQY is encoded by the coding sequence ATGCGCCAGATCAGTCCCGCCCAGCTCGCCCAGCGCCTCGACGACCCGCAGCAGCCGGCACCCTTGCTGCTCGACGTGCGCGAACCCTGGGAGCTCGAGATCTGCCGGATCGAGGGCTCCGTGGCGATGCCCATGGGCAGCGTGCCGGCGCGTTTTCCCGAGCTCGATCGCGAGCGCGAGACGGTGGTGATCTGCCACCACGGCGGGCGCAGCGCGCAGGTGTGCATGTTCCTCGAGCGCCAGGGCTTCGCCAATGTCATCAACCTGGCGGGAGGCGTGGCCGGCTGGGCGGCGCAGGTCGACCCGAGGATGGCGCAGTACTGA
- a CDS encoding DUF2894 domain-containing protein — protein sequence MSATQGHDRPVAGVEPGGELAARLEALHTCGAARFDAVGVRVIEAMLRRLDAFDGAARTALVRKIERRLAAVRDRFERAGGEAVFAAGRGRERGGPAQREGTGGPLAELLAHVARQAGTPLAPELAGGGAPAPLAELKVLRHFRGSWSRLSLEQQLARALAQAPDNAGPLNSHYLALQALIRMRELAPQYLEAFVTHVDALLWLERADPGRGTAQRGAGQKGAARKADARSPRGRTRKADSGKAG from the coding sequence ATGAGCGCGACGCAGGGGCACGATCGGCCGGTGGCCGGCGTGGAGCCGGGTGGCGAGCTGGCGGCCCGGCTCGAGGCCCTGCACACCTGCGGTGCAGCGCGCTTCGATGCGGTCGGCGTGCGCGTCATCGAGGCCATGCTGCGCCGGCTCGACGCCTTCGACGGCGCCGCGCGCACGGCCCTGGTGCGCAAGATCGAGCGCCGCCTGGCCGCCGTGCGCGACCGCTTCGAACGCGCCGGCGGCGAGGCGGTGTTCGCGGCCGGGCGTGGACGGGAGCGGGGAGGACCGGCGCAGCGCGAGGGCACAGGCGGACCACTGGCCGAGCTGCTCGCCCATGTGGCGCGGCAGGCGGGCACGCCGCTTGCGCCCGAGCTGGCGGGTGGCGGCGCTCCGGCGCCGCTCGCCGAGCTGAAGGTGCTGCGCCATTTCCGCGGTAGCTGGTCGCGGCTCAGCCTGGAGCAGCAGCTGGCGCGCGCCCTGGCCCAGGCCCCGGACAACGCCGGGCCGCTCAATTCGCATTACCTGGCGCTGCAGGCGCTGATACGCATGCGCGAGCTCGCGCCGCAGTATCTGGAGGCCTTCGTGACCCATGTCGACGCCTTGCTGTGGCTGGAGCGGGCCGACCCCGGACGCGGCACGGCGCAACGCGGGGCGGGACAGAAGGGGGCCGCGCGCAAGGCCGACGCCCGGAGCCCGCGGGGGCGGACACGGAAGGCGGACAGCGGCAAGGCCGGCTGA
- a CDS encoding efflux RND transporter permease subunit → MKHPDENPIGRGPFNLSEWGLTHRSLVLYFLIVSTLIGIFSYTRLGQSEDPPFTFKVMVVRAEWPGASAREMEQQVTDKIERKLQEIAQADVIRSYSKPGETMVFFLVKDSTRSRDIPEIWYQVRKKIGDIAHTFPTGVRGPYFNDEFGDTYGNLFALVGEGVGHAELKRHAEAIRSELLRVKDVAKVSFFAEQPQRVFIELSNTKLATFGLRLDDIVGALAKQNAETGAGFFETAEDRIWLRPSGQFEDLDAIRATVIRAGGRSFRLGDVAEVRRGYADPPAERLRYMGQEALGIGVSMRAGGDIVALGRQLDQAVDKIVSQLPAGIRLERVADQPRAVTRAVDEFVKVLAEAVIIVMAVSLLSLGLRTGIVVLVIIPVVLAITFMFMHLLDIGLHKISLGALIIALGLLVDDAIIAVEMMASKMEQGWGRVRAASYAWTSTAMPMLSGTLVTAAGFLPVALAASSVGEFTRSIFQVTVTALLVSWIAAVLFVPYLGYHLLPDFSKRAGQPSALARLVGRVWPALGRRLAERDIHANEQHDEFAIYHTPFYRRLRALVNACVEFRWTVIVLTVAIFAASLFVFARFVPQQFFPDSTRPELLVDLRLAEGVSHQATEVAVKRLEAFLDDQDGIDNFVAWVGSGSPRFYLPLDQQLPQTNFAQFVILTNGLAEREALRAKLIRLFEDEAWPLRGIVVRLENGPPVGFPVQYRVSGPDFDALRRQAHAVAAAMRGNAHLSNVHLDWEEPSKVVRLAIDQDKARLLGVSTQDISSLLATSLQGMTVTQFREGTETIAVVLRGAESERTHLSLLADLALPVAGGRSVPLAQVVRVEHDFETGVIWRRNRIPTVTVRASLYDGTQPAVVVGQLAAEMARIRADLPLGYRLEVGGAVEESAKGSGSVGAGMPVFILTVLTVLMLQLKSFSRTIMVVLTAPLGMIGVTAFLLAFGKPFGFVALLGTIALSGMIMRNSVILVDQIRQDVEAGRTQWEAIVESAVRRFRPIMLTAAAAILAMVPLSRSTFFGPMAVAIMGGLTVATVLTILFLPALYAAWYRVKPGAA, encoded by the coding sequence ATGAAGCACCCCGACGAGAACCCGATCGGCCGCGGCCCCTTCAACCTGTCGGAGTGGGGGCTGACCCACCGCTCGCTGGTGCTGTACTTCCTGATCGTCAGCACCCTGATCGGCATCTTCTCCTACACCCGCCTCGGCCAGTCCGAGGATCCGCCCTTCACCTTCAAGGTCATGGTGGTGCGCGCCGAATGGCCGGGAGCGAGCGCGCGCGAGATGGAGCAGCAGGTCACCGACAAGATCGAGAGGAAGCTGCAGGAGATCGCCCAGGCCGACGTGATCCGCAGCTACTCCAAGCCGGGCGAGACCATGGTGTTCTTCCTGGTCAAGGACAGCACCCGCTCGCGCGACATCCCCGAGATCTGGTACCAGGTGCGCAAGAAGATCGGCGACATCGCCCACACCTTCCCGACCGGGGTGCGCGGGCCGTACTTCAACGACGAGTTCGGCGACACCTACGGCAACCTGTTCGCGCTGGTGGGCGAGGGCGTCGGCCACGCCGAGCTCAAGCGCCACGCCGAGGCGATCCGCAGCGAGCTGCTGCGGGTGAAGGACGTGGCCAAGGTCAGCTTCTTCGCCGAGCAGCCGCAGCGCGTGTTCATCGAACTCTCCAATACCAAGCTCGCCACCTTCGGCCTGCGCCTGGACGACATCGTCGGTGCGCTGGCGAAGCAGAACGCCGAGACCGGCGCCGGCTTCTTCGAGACCGCGGAGGATCGCATCTGGCTGCGTCCGAGCGGCCAGTTCGAGGACCTCGACGCCATCCGCGCTACCGTGATCCGTGCCGGCGGACGCAGCTTCCGCCTGGGCGACGTGGCCGAGGTGCGCCGCGGCTACGCCGATCCGCCCGCCGAGCGCCTGCGCTACATGGGGCAGGAGGCGCTCGGCATCGGTGTGTCGATGCGCGCCGGCGGCGACATCGTCGCCCTCGGCCGCCAGCTGGATCAGGCGGTGGACAAGATCGTGTCCCAGCTGCCGGCCGGCATCCGGCTGGAGCGCGTGGCCGACCAGCCGCGCGCGGTCACGCGGGCGGTCGACGAGTTCGTCAAGGTGCTGGCCGAGGCGGTGATCATCGTGATGGCGGTGAGCCTGCTGTCGCTGGGCCTGCGCACCGGCATCGTGGTGCTGGTGATCATCCCGGTGGTGCTGGCGATCACCTTCATGTTCATGCACCTGCTCGACATCGGCCTGCACAAGATCTCGCTGGGTGCGCTGATCATCGCCCTCGGCCTGCTGGTGGACGACGCGATCATCGCGGTCGAGATGATGGCGAGCAAGATGGAGCAGGGCTGGGGCCGGGTGCGCGCCGCCAGCTACGCGTGGACCTCGACCGCGATGCCGATGCTGTCCGGCACCCTGGTGACCGCGGCGGGCTTCCTGCCGGTGGCGCTGGCGGCGTCCTCGGTGGGCGAATTCACGCGCTCGATCTTCCAGGTCACGGTGACCGCGCTGCTGGTGTCGTGGATCGCGGCGGTGCTGTTCGTGCCCTACCTCGGTTACCACCTGCTGCCCGACTTCAGCAAGCGCGCGGGCCAGCCCTCGGCGCTGGCACGCCTGGTCGGGCGGGTGTGGCCGGCGCTCGGGCGGCGGCTGGCGGAACGCGACATCCACGCCAATGAGCAGCACGACGAGTTCGCGATCTACCACACGCCCTTCTACAGGCGCCTGCGCGCGCTGGTGAATGCCTGCGTCGAGTTCCGGTGGACGGTGATCGTGCTCACGGTGGCGATCTTCGCCGCCTCGCTGTTCGTGTTCGCGCGCTTCGTCCCGCAGCAGTTCTTCCCCGATTCGACGCGGCCCGAGCTGCTGGTCGACCTGCGCCTGGCCGAAGGCGTCTCGCACCAGGCCACCGAGGTCGCGGTGAAGCGGCTGGAGGCCTTCCTCGACGATCAGGACGGCATCGACAATTTCGTGGCCTGGGTCGGCAGCGGCAGCCCGCGCTTCTACCTGCCGCTCGACCAGCAACTGCCGCAGACCAATTTCGCCCAGTTCGTGATCCTGACCAACGGCCTGGCCGAGCGCGAGGCCTTGCGCGCGAAGCTGATCCGGCTGTTCGAGGACGAGGCCTGGCCCTTGCGCGGCATCGTCGTGCGGCTCGAGAACGGCCCGCCGGTGGGCTTCCCGGTGCAATACCGGGTGAGCGGGCCGGACTTCGACGCGCTGCGCCGCCAGGCGCACGCGGTGGCCGCGGCGATGCGCGGCAATGCGCACCTGTCCAACGTGCATCTGGACTGGGAGGAGCCGTCCAAGGTGGTGCGCCTGGCCATCGACCAGGACAAGGCGCGCCTGCTCGGCGTGTCCACCCAGGACATCTCCAGCCTGCTCGCGACCTCGCTGCAGGGCATGACGGTGACCCAGTTCCGCGAGGGCACCGAGACCATCGCCGTGGTGCTGCGCGGCGCGGAATCCGAGCGCACCCACCTGTCCCTGCTCGCCGACCTCGCCCTGCCGGTGGCGGGCGGGCGCAGCGTGCCGCTGGCGCAGGTGGTGCGCGTCGAGCACGATTTCGAGACGGGCGTGATCTGGCGGCGCAACCGCATCCCCACCGTGACCGTGCGCGCCTCGCTGTACGACGGCACCCAGCCCGCGGTGGTGGTCGGCCAGCTCGCCGCCGAGATGGCGCGCATCCGCGCCGACCTGCCGCTCGGTTACCGGCTCGAGGTCGGCGGTGCGGTGGAGGAGAGCGCCAAGGGCAGCGGCTCGGTGGGCGCGGGGATGCCGGTCTTCATCCTCACCGTGCTGACCGTGCTGATGCTGCAGCTCAAGAGCTTCTCGCGCACGATCATGGTGGTGCTGACCGCGCCGCTGGGCATGATCGGGGTGACCGCCTTCCTGCTCGCCTTCGGCAAGCCCTTCGGCTTCGTCGCCCTGCTCGGCACGATCGCGCTGTCGGGCATGATCATGCGCAACTCGGTAATCCTGGTGGATCAGATCCGCCAGGACGTCGAGGCCGGGCGCACGCAGTGGGAGGCGATCGTCGAGTCCGCGGTGCGCCGCTTCCGCCCGATCATGCTCACCGCCGCGGCGGCCATCCTCGCCATGGTGCCGCTGTCGCGCAGCACCTTCTTCGGGCCGATGGCGGTGGCGATCATGGGTGGGCTGACGGTGGCGACCGTGCTCACCATCCTGTTCCTGCCCGCGCTGTACGCCGCGTGGTATCGGGTGAAGCCGGGCGCGGCCTGA
- a CDS encoding efflux RND transporter periplasmic adaptor subunit: protein MRIRTVLIALAGASLLASCSPPPSGAAPPRAVLVRTVDGAAAPPAVQLYSGEVRARIETDLGFRVGGKLVERRVDVGTEVAAGALLALLDPADAHLAASAAQAALTAAEADLALARTEHARAQELAARQFVSSSVLDARRTALQAAEARLRQARAQADAAANQTGYTRLEAPAAGVVTAVFAEPGQVVGAGQPVFRLARPDEREVLIHVPEGRAAALRPGTPARVRTWAAPDREYAASVREVAPAADPATRTYALRVAVAQADAGLALGATASVAFAASADGGVLLPLAAVTRAPGRPDGGTVWVVGDDDTVRPLAVEVLAWREDGALLRAELPARTRLVVAGVQTLVEGETVRAVEEGAPVRLDVAR, encoded by the coding sequence ATGCGCATCCGTACCGTCCTGATCGCGCTGGCTGGCGCCAGCCTGCTCGCATCCTGTTCGCCGCCCCCGTCGGGGGCCGCGCCGCCGCGCGCGGTGCTGGTGCGGACCGTCGACGGGGCGGCGGCGCCGCCGGCGGTGCAGCTGTACTCGGGCGAGGTGCGTGCGCGCATCGAGACCGACCTCGGCTTCCGGGTCGGCGGCAAGCTGGTCGAGCGCAGGGTCGATGTCGGCACCGAGGTCGCCGCGGGCGCGCTGCTGGCGCTGCTCGACCCCGCCGATGCGCACCTGGCCGCCAGCGCGGCGCAGGCGGCGCTGACCGCCGCCGAGGCCGACCTGGCGCTGGCGCGCACGGAACACGCCCGCGCGCAGGAGCTGGCCGCGCGCCAGTTCGTGTCGTCCTCGGTGCTCGACGCCCGCCGCACCGCGCTGCAGGCCGCCGAGGCGCGCTTGCGCCAGGCGCGCGCGCAGGCCGACGCCGCGGCCAACCAGACCGGCTACACGCGGCTGGAAGCACCGGCCGCCGGCGTCGTCACCGCGGTGTTCGCCGAGCCGGGGCAGGTGGTGGGCGCCGGGCAGCCGGTGTTCCGCCTCGCCCGTCCCGACGAGCGCGAGGTCCTGATCCACGTTCCCGAGGGCCGCGCGGCGGCGCTGCGTCCCGGCACGCCGGCGCGGGTGCGGACCTGGGCGGCGCCGGACCGCGAGTACGCCGCCAGCGTGCGCGAGGTGGCGCCGGCCGCCGATCCGGCCACCCGCACCTACGCGCTGCGGGTGGCGGTGGCGCAGGCCGACGCCGGTCTGGCGCTGGGGGCCACCGCGAGCGTGGCCTTCGCCGCCTCCGCCGACGGCGGCGTGCTGCTGCCGCTGGCCGCGGTCACGCGCGCGCCGGGCAGGCCCGATGGCGGCACGGTGTGGGTGGTCGGCGACGACGACACGGTCCGCCCGCTCGCGGTCGAGGTGCTCGCCTGGCGCGAGGACGGCGCCCTGCTGCGAGCCGAGCTGCCGGCCCGGACACGGCTGGTGGTGGCGGGCGTGCAGACCCTGGTCGAGGGCGAGACGGTGCGCGCGGTCGAGGAAGGCGCGCCGGTGCGGCTGGATGTCGCGCGATGA
- a CDS encoding DUF802 domain-containing protein gives MNRSLSVAAFLVGAAVVGWVGAGYVGLGPLALGMTALIGVVYLSGALELLRFDRETAALQRALDTIPAELTDAAAWVRALPPSLQNAVRLRLEGERVGLPGPALTPYLVGLLVLLGMLGTFLGMVMTLNGAVIALETTTDLHTIRSSLAAPVKGLGVAFGTSVAGVAASAMLGLISALCRRARLQASQVLDGRIARELRGFSLAQQRQEAFQAVQEQARTLPVLIETLQAMMAQSERQSRELHERMASEQQRFYADARGSYAELAASVDASLKASLTESARLAGQTIQPLVADTMAGIARETTALQQRVADGVQAQLDGVSQRLDAAVTTVAETWTTALARQERSSTVLGDKLDASFAAWNSGFEQRATALLASVGEAHGELRAELAATAAALAEQTAALHGRVAGSVQAQLDGLIARFGGAADGVTETWTQALASHERSNQAVAAELQRALQSFAETFAQRSAALVDQVGASLTALQAELATREAARQRAQTEALQAMAASLHGEWQQMSEQAGSRQQRVVDALERTAQRLAATTEAHASRTIEHIAGRQQAIVDRLDETARTLAASTQEQANRSIEQVTALMQTAAEAPRAAAEVIGQLRQELSASIARDNAALDERNRIMETLRELLDAINHASGEQRQAIDALVASSAAALERASAGFVARIESESGRLADTAGEVAGGAVEVASLAEGFGLAVQLFSDSNDKLMAGLQRIEGALEKAMTRSDEQLAYYVAQARELIDLSLMSQKRIVDDLQQLPGRSAAAGEA, from the coding sequence ATGAACAGAAGCTTGAGCGTGGCCGCCTTCCTGGTGGGGGCGGCCGTGGTGGGGTGGGTGGGAGCCGGCTACGTCGGACTCGGTCCGCTGGCCCTGGGCATGACGGCGCTGATCGGTGTCGTGTATCTGAGCGGCGCGCTGGAACTGCTGCGTTTCGATCGCGAGACCGCGGCGCTGCAGCGCGCGCTGGACACGATCCCGGCAGAACTCACGGATGCCGCCGCGTGGGTGCGCGCGCTGCCGCCCTCGCTGCAGAACGCGGTGCGCCTGCGCCTGGAGGGCGAGCGCGTCGGCCTGCCCGGTCCGGCGCTGACGCCCTACCTGGTCGGCCTGCTGGTGCTGCTGGGCATGCTCGGCACCTTCCTCGGCATGGTGATGACGCTGAACGGCGCGGTGATCGCGCTCGAGACCACCACCGACCTGCACACCATCCGCTCCTCGCTGGCGGCGCCGGTCAAGGGCCTGGGCGTGGCCTTCGGGACCTCGGTCGCCGGCGTGGCGGCGTCGGCCATGCTGGGGCTGATCTCCGCGCTGTGCCGCCGCGCCCGGCTGCAGGCTTCGCAGGTGCTGGACGGCCGCATCGCGCGCGAGCTGCGCGGCTTCTCGCTCGCGCAGCAGCGCCAGGAGGCCTTCCAGGCGGTGCAGGAGCAGGCGCGCACGCTGCCGGTGCTGATCGAGACCCTGCAGGCGATGATGGCGCAAAGCGAGCGCCAGAGCCGCGAACTGCACGAGCGCATGGCGAGCGAGCAGCAGCGCTTCTACGCGGATGCGCGCGGCAGCTACGCGGAACTCGCCGCGTCGGTCGATGCGTCCCTGAAGGCGAGCCTGACCGAGAGCGCGCGCCTGGCCGGGCAGACGATCCAGCCCCTGGTGGCGGACACCATGGCCGGCATCGCCCGCGAGACGACGGCGCTGCAGCAGCGCGTGGCCGATGGCGTGCAGGCCCAGCTCGATGGCGTGTCGCAGCGCCTGGATGCGGCGGTGACGACCGTGGCCGAGACCTGGACGACGGCGCTCGCCCGCCAGGAACGCAGCAGCACGGTGCTCGGCGACAAGCTCGACGCCTCCTTCGCCGCCTGGAACAGCGGTTTCGAGCAGCGCGCCACGGCCCTGCTGGCCTCGGTCGGCGAGGCGCATGGCGAACTGCGGGCCGAGCTGGCCGCCACCGCCGCCGCGCTCGCCGAACAGACCGCCGCGCTGCACGGCCGCGTCGCCGGGTCGGTGCAGGCCCAGCTCGACGGCCTGATCGCCCGCTTCGGCGGCGCCGCCGACGGCGTGACCGAGACCTGGACGCAGGCGCTGGCCAGCCACGAACGCAGCAACCAGGCGGTCGCGGCCGAGTTGCAGCGTGCGCTGCAGTCCTTCGCCGAAACCTTCGCCCAGCGCTCGGCCGCCCTCGTCGACCAGGTCGGCGCCTCGCTCACCGCGCTGCAGGCCGAACTGGCCACGCGCGAGGCCGCCCGCCAGCGTGCGCAGACCGAGGCGCTGCAGGCGATGGCCGCGTCGCTGCATGGCGAGTGGCAGCAGATGAGCGAGCAGGCCGGCAGTCGTCAGCAGCGGGTCGTCGATGCGCTGGAACGGACCGCGCAGCGCCTCGCCGCCACCACCGAGGCGCACGCCAGCCGCACGATCGAGCACATCGCCGGCCGCCAGCAGGCGATCGTCGACCGCCTCGACGAAACCGCGCGCACGCTCGCTGCCAGCACGCAGGAGCAGGCCAACCGCAGCATCGAGCAGGTCACTGCGCTGATGCAGACCGCCGCCGAGGCCCCGCGCGCCGCGGCCGAGGTGATCGGCCAGCTGCGCCAGGAGCTGTCGGCCAGCATCGCTCGCGACAACGCCGCGCTCGACGAGCGCAACCGCATCATGGAAACCCTGCGCGAGCTGCTGGACGCGATCAACCACGCCTCCGGCGAACAGCGCCAGGCCATCGACGCCCTGGTGGCGTCCTCGGCCGCAGCGCTGGAGCGCGCCAGCGCGGGTTTCGTCGCGCGCATCGAATCCGAGTCCGGCCGCCTGGCCGACACCGCCGGCGAGGTCGCCGGCGGCGCGGTCGAGGTCGCCAGCCTGGCCGAGGGCTTCGGGCTGGCGGTGCAGCTGTTCAGCGACTCGAACGACAAGCTCATGGCCGGCCTGCAGCGCATCGAAGGCGCGCTGGAGAAGGCGATGACGCGCAGCGACGAGCAGCTCGCCTATTACGTCGCCCAGGCGCGCGAGCTGATCGACCTCAGCCTGATGTCGCAGAAGCGGATCGTCGACGACCTGCAGCAGCTGCCCGGCCGTTCCGCCGCGGCGGGTGAGGCGTGA